A genome region from Myxococcales bacterium includes the following:
- the ubiE gene encoding bifunctional demethylmenaquinone methyltransferase/2-methoxy-6-polyprenyl-1,4-benzoquinol methylase UbiE produces the protein MTETALTPPTPAAPRPGSGQMFDRIARRYDLLNRMMSFGVDKRWRKRTVAALALPATASRVLDVATGTGDLAIDIARRHPQAEVIGVDPSANMIAVGAGKVARFDGRVELTLGDAQALAFDDASFDAVTIAFGIRNVPDRALGLREMARVCKPGGRVAILELGEPRKGVMAPLARFHIRQVVPRVGALLSGSREYRYLQTSIAAFPPPDEFAAMMTEAGLDVLEVVPLTFGVCNLYVGTPTRGAA, from the coding sequence ATGACCGAGACCGCCCTCACCCCGCCCACGCCCGCCGCGCCCCGCCCCGGCTCGGGCCAGATGTTCGATCGCATCGCGCGCCGCTACGACCTGCTCAACCGGATGATGTCGTTCGGCGTCGACAAGCGCTGGCGCAAGCGCACGGTCGCGGCGCTGGCGCTGCCGGCCACCGCCAGCCGCGTCCTCGACGTCGCCACCGGCACCGGTGACCTCGCGATCGACATCGCCCGGCGCCACCCGCAGGCCGAGGTGATCGGCGTCGATCCGTCGGCCAACATGATCGCGGTCGGCGCCGGCAAGGTCGCGCGCTTCGACGGCCGGGTCGAGCTGACGCTGGGCGACGCCCAGGCGCTCGCGTTCGACGACGCCAGCTTCGACGCGGTCACGATCGCGTTCGGCATCCGCAACGTGCCCGACCGCGCGCTCGGGCTGCGCGAGATGGCGCGGGTGTGCAAGCCCGGCGGCCGGGTCGCGATCCTCGAGCTGGGCGAGCCGCGCAAGGGCGTGATGGCGCCGCTGGCGCGGTTCCACATCCGCCAGGTGGTGCCGCGGGTCGGCGCGCTCCTGTCGGGCTCGCGCGAGTACCGCTACCTGCAGACGTCGATCGCCGCGTTCCCGCCGCCCGACGAGTTCGCGGCGATGATGACCGAGGCCGGCCTCGACGTGCTCGAGGTCGTGCCGCTGACCTTCGGCGTGTGCAACCTGTACGTCGGCACGCCCACCCGAGGCGCGGCGTGA
- a CDS encoding isochorismate synthase — MTTAAPAERTRADAPLAPPVAAELERALDRAARVDARALVRIALPAPLASPAALVRAGDDAVVWEARDGGTAWAGVGAAATVVARGPDRFAEIAARAAAVTTHVEALGDAPAPRWFGGFAFAPGSADPPTWAGFGDASFTLPRWTYLRDGDAAQLVLTLAPGARADRAALHAELAQVLAALAAPIGPALAAVVAQHDLPTARWLAEIERIRAAITTGELRKVVAARARVVELARAIDAAAVVAELGRRQPACTRFAIGRAGAAFVGASPERLIRKRGRAIDSEALAGSCARAGDDAAAAAGLLASAKDRGEHAWVVEAIEAALAPRCRALTVPAEPAVRTLRQILHLHTPIVGELDRDRHVLELVAALHPTPAVGGTPTADALAWIAAHEPSARGWYAAPVGWFDGAGDGEFAVAIRSGLLAGTTATLFAGAGIVAASDPDAELAETELKLRALSGALGLEDGR; from the coding sequence GTGACCACCGCCGCGCCCGCCGAGCGCACCCGCGCCGACGCGCCGCTGGCGCCGCCGGTGGCCGCGGAGCTCGAGCGCGCCCTCGACCGCGCCGCCCGCGTCGACGCCCGGGCGCTGGTCCGGATCGCGCTGCCGGCGCCGCTGGCCAGCCCGGCCGCGCTGGTGCGCGCCGGCGACGACGCGGTGGTGTGGGAGGCGCGCGACGGCGGCACCGCGTGGGCCGGCGTCGGCGCGGCCGCGACCGTGGTCGCGCGCGGCCCCGACCGCTTCGCCGAGATCGCCGCGCGCGCGGCCGCGGTGACCACCCACGTCGAGGCGCTCGGCGACGCGCCGGCGCCGCGCTGGTTCGGCGGCTTCGCGTTCGCGCCCGGCAGCGCCGACCCGCCGACCTGGGCCGGGTTCGGCGACGCCAGCTTCACGCTGCCGCGCTGGACCTACCTGCGCGACGGCGACGCCGCCCAGCTGGTGCTGACGCTGGCGCCGGGCGCGCGCGCCGATCGGGCCGCGCTCCACGCCGAGCTGGCGCAGGTCCTGGCGGCGCTGGCGGCGCCGATCGGCCCGGCGCTCGCCGCGGTCGTGGCCCAGCACGATCTGCCGACCGCGCGCTGGCTCGCCGAGATCGAGCGCATCCGCGCGGCGATCACCACCGGCGAGCTGCGCAAGGTCGTGGCCGCGCGGGCGCGCGTGGTCGAGCTGGCCCGCGCGATCGACGCGGCCGCGGTCGTGGCCGAGCTCGGGCGACGCCAGCCGGCGTGCACGCGCTTCGCGATCGGCCGCGCCGGCGCCGCGTTCGTCGGCGCCAGCCCCGAGCGGCTGATCCGCAAGCGCGGGCGCGCGATCGACAGCGAGGCCCTGGCCGGCTCGTGCGCGCGCGCTGGCGACGACGCCGCGGCGGCGGCCGGGCTCCTGGCCAGCGCCAAGGATCGCGGCGAGCACGCGTGGGTGGTCGAGGCGATCGAGGCGGCGCTGGCGCCGCGGTGCCGCGCGCTGACGGTGCCGGCCGAGCCGGCGGTGCGGACGCTGCGCCAGATCTTGCACCTGCACACGCCGATCGTCGGCGAGCTCGACCGCGATCGTCACGTGCTCGAGCTGGTCGCCGCGCTGCACCCGACCCCCGCGGTCGGCGGCACGCCCACCGCCGACGCGCTCGCGTGGATCGCCGCGCACGAGCCCAGCGCCCGGGGCTGGTACGCCGCGCCGGTCGGCTGGTTCGACGGCGCCGGCGACGGCGAGTTCGCGGTGGCGATCCGCTCGGGCCTGCTGGCCGGCACGACCGCGACCCTGTTCGCCGGCGCCGGCATCGTCGCCGCGTCGGACCCGGACGCCGAGCTGGCCGAGACCGAGCTCAAGCTGCGGGCGCTGTCGGGCGCGCTCGGCCTCGAGGACGGCCGGTGA
- the menD gene encoding 2-succinyl-5-enolpyruvyl-6-hydroxy-3-cyclohexene-1-carboxylic-acid synthase, giving the protein MTSAAIQTAWADLVLGTLVDAGVAELVLSPGSRSTPLALAAARLPGLRRRVIVDERSAGFFALGAARASGRPVALVCTSGTAVAHYAPAVIEAALAGVPLIVLSADRPTELHGAGAAQTIDQQRLFGSFARRFDDLGAPDGSPLALAAVRRKLAQAVACARGPAPGPVHVNVPLRKPLEPAAPQTAAEHGAVVEVARLRTLPLPIAAPPQLRVADAAVADAARLAATPRGIIAATAAAVDRAADRAAIVALAARTGYPILAEAGSQLRFGPRAGAAVIVDHFPLLAASAEVGALTPTLIIQIGGEPIAMAWPRLAAEADRIIVADHGWPDGDSTATALLIGDVGDTVARLTALAPAHGGAWAATWRAADQRAAAAVAAARAWPGPWTEAEVIARVVAGLADGAQLVVGNSLPIRVIDEVATSSADVAVLTQRGAAGIDGLLAGAAGAAWATGRATTVVLGDVSFAHDVGSLAVIGDLPVTIVVVDNRGGHIFDDLPLAAAGVPDATYAELWLTAPALDPVALAAGFGLPAQTVRNPDDLPAPGPGPRLVHALVAAGGARAARARALAHLAAAPAHASSPPPQGATP; this is encoded by the coding sequence GTGACCTCCGCGGCGATCCAGACCGCCTGGGCCGACCTCGTGCTCGGCACGCTGGTCGACGCCGGCGTGGCCGAGCTGGTCCTGTCGCCGGGCTCGCGCTCGACGCCGCTGGCGCTGGCCGCGGCCCGGCTCCCGGGCCTGCGCCGGCGGGTGATCGTCGACGAGCGCAGCGCCGGCTTCTTCGCGCTCGGCGCCGCCCGCGCCAGCGGCCGCCCGGTCGCGCTGGTGTGCACGTCGGGCACCGCGGTCGCGCACTACGCCCCGGCGGTGATCGAGGCCGCGCTCGCGGGCGTGCCGCTGATCGTGCTGTCGGCCGACCGCCCGACCGAGCTGCACGGCGCCGGCGCGGCCCAGACGATCGATCAGCAGCGCCTGTTCGGCAGCTTCGCGCGCCGGTTCGACGACCTCGGCGCGCCCGACGGCAGCCCGCTCGCGCTGGCGGCGGTGCGGCGCAAGCTGGCCCAGGCGGTCGCGTGCGCGCGCGGCCCGGCGCCGGGCCCGGTCCACGTCAACGTGCCGCTGCGCAAGCCGCTCGAGCCGGCCGCGCCTCAGACCGCGGCCGAGCACGGCGCCGTGGTCGAGGTCGCGCGCCTGCGGACCCTGCCGCTGCCGATCGCCGCGCCGCCGCAGCTCCGCGTCGCCGACGCCGCCGTGGCGGACGCCGCCCGGCTGGCCGCGACCCCGCGCGGGATCATCGCCGCCACCGCCGCCGCGGTCGATCGCGCCGCCGATCGCGCGGCGATCGTCGCGCTGGCCGCGCGCACCGGCTACCCGATCCTCGCCGAGGCCGGCAGCCAGCTCCGGTTCGGGCCGCGCGCCGGCGCCGCGGTCATCGTCGACCACTTCCCGCTCCTGGCCGCCAGCGCCGAGGTCGGCGCGCTGACGCCGACCTTGATCATCCAGATCGGCGGCGAGCCGATCGCGATGGCGTGGCCCAGGCTCGCGGCCGAGGCCGATCGGATCATCGTCGCCGACCACGGCTGGCCCGACGGTGACTCGACGGCCACGGCGCTGCTGATCGGCGACGTCGGCGACACCGTCGCGCGGCTGACCGCGCTGGCGCCGGCCCACGGCGGCGCCTGGGCCGCGACCTGGCGCGCCGCCGACCAGCGGGCCGCGGCGGCGGTGGCCGCGGCGCGGGCGTGGCCGGGGCCGTGGACCGAGGCCGAGGTGATCGCGCGGGTCGTGGCCGGGCTCGCCGACGGCGCCCAGCTCGTCGTCGGCAACTCGCTGCCGATCCGGGTGATCGACGAGGTCGCGACCTCGTCCGCCGACGTCGCGGTCCTGACCCAGCGCGGCGCGGCCGGCATCGACGGGCTGCTCGCCGGCGCCGCCGGCGCCGCCTGGGCCACCGGCCGCGCGACCACGGTCGTGCTCGGCGACGTGTCGTTCGCGCACGACGTCGGCAGCCTCGCGGTGATCGGCGACCTGCCGGTGACGATCGTCGTCGTCGACAACCGCGGCGGCCACATCTTCGACGATCTGCCCCTGGCCGCGGCCGGCGTGCCCGACGCGACCTACGCCGAGCTGTGGCTGACCGCGCCCGCGCTCGACCCGGTCGCGCTGGCCGCCGGGTTCGGCCTGCCCGCCCAGACGGTCCGGAATCCGGACGACCTGCCGGCGCCGGGCCCGGGCCCGCGCCTGGTCCACGCGCTCGTCGCCGCCGGCGGCGCCCGCGCGGCCCGCGCCCGCGCGCTGGCCCACCTGGCCGCCGCCCCCGCCCACGCTTCGTCGCCACCGCCCCAAGGAGCCACGCCATGA
- the menB gene encoding 1,4-dihydroxy-2-naphthoyl-CoA synthase codes for MTAPDTTWTRVAGYEDIKYEKSPEGIARVTINRPEVRNAFRPQTVTEMIRAFDDARDDGDVGVVILTGEGPDAFCSGGDQRVRGAGGYVGFDGVPRLNVLDLQKRIRSLPKPVIAAVAGYAIGGGHVLHVVCDLTIAADNARFGQTGPRVGSFDAGFGSSYLARIVGQKKAREIWFLCRQYDAAEAMQMGLVNKVVPLAELQAETLAWCRQMLELSPMALRFCKSALNADCDGQAGLQELAGSATLLYYLTEEGKEGKEAFLAKRKPNFKRFRRYP; via the coding sequence ATGACCGCACCCGACACCACCTGGACCCGCGTCGCCGGCTACGAGGACATCAAGTACGAGAAGTCGCCCGAGGGCATCGCCCGCGTGACGATCAACCGGCCCGAGGTCCGCAACGCGTTCCGGCCCCAGACCGTGACCGAGATGATCCGCGCGTTCGACGACGCCCGCGACGACGGCGACGTCGGCGTCGTGATCCTCACCGGCGAGGGCCCCGACGCGTTCTGCTCGGGCGGCGACCAGCGCGTGCGCGGCGCCGGCGGCTACGTCGGCTTCGACGGCGTGCCGCGCCTGAACGTGCTCGACCTGCAGAAGCGCATCCGCAGCCTGCCCAAGCCGGTGATCGCGGCGGTCGCCGGCTACGCGATCGGCGGCGGCCACGTCCTGCACGTCGTGTGCGACCTGACGATCGCCGCTGACAACGCGCGGTTCGGCCAGACCGGGCCCCGGGTCGGCAGCTTCGACGCCGGCTTCGGCAGCTCGTACCTGGCGCGCATCGTCGGCCAGAAGAAGGCGCGCGAGATCTGGTTCCTGTGCCGCCAGTACGACGCCGCCGAGGCGATGCAGATGGGCCTGGTCAACAAGGTCGTGCCGCTCGCCGAGCTGCAGGCCGAGACCCTGGCGTGGTGCCGGCAGATGCTCGAGCTGTCGCCGATGGCGCTGCGGTTCTGCAAGAGCGCGCTCAACGCCGACTGCGACGGCCAGGCCGGGCTCCAGGAGCTGGCCGGCTCGGCGACCTTGCTCTACTACCTGACCGAGGAGGGCAAGGAGGGCAAGGAGGCGTTCCTCGCCAAGCGCAAGCCCAACTTCAAGCGGTTCCGGCGCTACCCGTGA
- a CDS encoding 1,4-dihydroxy-2-naphthoate polyprenyltransferase, which yields MRGPERARAWIGAARLRTLPAAVAPVAVGVGCAHAAGAVAWGPAAAALLGALLIQIATNFANDVFDAEQGADTPDRKGPVRAVAAGLISARAMRAAMIATFALAVAVGGYLTSVAGWPIVAIGVASIAAGVLYTGGPWPLGYHGLGDVFVMIFFGQVAVAGTTYVALGRVTGLALALSVPVGALATAILVVNNLRDRATDVRVGKRTLAVRWGRGFALAEYRALLALAHAVPLALALTGRPLLAVGLATAPLAWVRARALAAAEPGPVMNTLLAATAQLLLLQSALITTALFVA from the coding sequence CTGCGCGGGCCCGAGCGCGCGCGCGCGTGGATCGGCGCGGCGCGCCTGCGCACGCTGCCGGCCGCGGTGGCGCCGGTCGCGGTCGGGGTCGGCTGCGCCCACGCCGCCGGCGCGGTCGCGTGGGGCCCGGCGGCCGCCGCGCTCCTCGGCGCGCTGCTGATCCAGATCGCCACCAACTTCGCCAACGACGTGTTCGACGCCGAGCAGGGCGCGGACACGCCCGATCGCAAGGGCCCGGTGCGCGCGGTCGCGGCCGGGCTGATCAGCGCGCGGGCGATGCGCGCGGCGATGATCGCGACCTTCGCGCTCGCGGTCGCGGTCGGCGGCTACCTGACCTCGGTCGCCGGCTGGCCGATCGTCGCGATCGGCGTGGCCTCGATCGCCGCGGGCGTGCTCTACACCGGCGGGCCGTGGCCGCTCGGCTACCACGGCCTCGGCGACGTGTTCGTCATGATCTTCTTCGGCCAGGTCGCGGTCGCCGGCACGACCTACGTCGCGCTCGGCCGCGTCACCGGCCTGGCGCTGGCGCTGTCGGTGCCGGTCGGCGCGCTCGCGACCGCGATCCTGGTGGTCAACAACCTGCGGGATCGCGCGACCGACGTCCGCGTCGGCAAGCGCACGCTCGCGGTGCGCTGGGGCCGCGGCTTCGCGCTGGCCGAGTACCGCGCGCTGCTGGCGCTGGCCCACGCGGTGCCGCTGGCGCTGGCGCTGACCGGTCGACCGCTGCTGGCGGTGGGGCTCGCGACCGCGCCGCTGGCCTGGGTCCGCGCCCGCGCGCTGGCCGCGGCCGAGCCAGGGCCGGTGATGAACACGCTCCTGGCGGCGACCGCGCAGCTCCTGCTGCTGCAGTCGGCGCTGATCACCACGGCGCTGTTCGTGGCGTGA
- a CDS encoding AMP-binding protein translates to MTALLAIADAARATPDAPAIITADGAITFAALAARVERAERPAAAPGHAAAIVADADVATIVQIVAALARRQPLALIAARATAAEQAAQRARVAATPVPADAAFVVFTSGSTGRPKGVVLSRAAAAGAADASAAHLGWRPDDRWLLALPLAHVGGLAIVVRCLRARRPIVLAAPRDLGRHRATLASLVPAQLTALLDDPAWRSPPSLRAVLLGGAATAPALVARARARGVPVLTTYGMTETFGQVATGDAATPVDAIGAPLPGVTVVGGTVAAPAPLIVRSPGLMTGYLDEPAPALGDGFVTRDLGHVADGLVRVVGRVDDVIITGGENVHPATIEAALVALPGVAAAVVVGVADARWGEVIAAAIAPGPGFDPAIVDAAIATWPAHHRPRRLALLAELPRTASDKIDRQAVARYLRDRGAQLGSSARTPNAAR, encoded by the coding sequence GTGACCGCGCTGCTGGCGATCGCCGACGCCGCGCGGGCGACGCCCGACGCGCCGGCGATCATCACCGCCGACGGCGCGATCACCTTCGCGGCGCTGGCCGCCCGGGTCGAGCGGGCCGAGCGCCCCGCCGCCGCGCCCGGGCACGCCGCCGCGATCGTCGCCGACGCCGACGTCGCCACGATCGTGCAGATCGTCGCCGCGCTCGCGCGCCGCCAGCCGCTGGCGCTGATCGCCGCCCGCGCCACGGCCGCCGAGCAGGCCGCGCAGCGCGCGCGCGTGGCCGCGACGCCGGTGCCGGCCGACGCCGCGTTCGTGGTGTTCACCTCGGGCTCGACCGGCCGCCCCAAGGGCGTGGTGCTGTCGCGCGCCGCCGCGGCCGGCGCCGCCGACGCCAGCGCCGCGCACCTGGGCTGGCGCCCCGACGACCGCTGGCTGCTGGCGCTGCCGCTGGCCCACGTCGGCGGCCTGGCGATCGTGGTGCGCTGCCTGCGCGCGCGCCGGCCGATCGTGCTGGCCGCGCCGCGCGACCTCGGCCGCCACCGCGCGACCCTGGCGTCGCTGGTCCCGGCCCAGCTGACCGCGCTCCTCGACGATCCCGCCTGGCGGTCGCCGCCATCGCTGCGCGCGGTGCTGCTCGGTGGCGCGGCCACAGCCCCGGCCCTGGTCGCGCGCGCGCGCGCCCGGGGCGTGCCCGTGCTCACCACCTACGGCATGACCGAGACCTTCGGGCAGGTCGCGACCGGCGACGCGGCCACGCCCGTCGACGCGATCGGCGCGCCGCTGCCGGGCGTGACCGTCGTCGGCGGCACCGTCGCCGCGCCGGCGCCGCTGATCGTGCGCAGCCCCGGGCTCATGACCGGCTACCTCGACGAGCCGGCGCCGGCGCTCGGCGACGGCTTCGTGACCCGCGACCTCGGCCACGTCGCCGACGGGCTGGTGCGGGTGGTCGGGCGCGTCGACGACGTCATCATCACCGGCGGCGAGAACGTCCACCCGGCGACGATCGAGGCCGCGCTGGTCGCGCTGCCCGGGGTCGCGGCCGCGGTCGTCGTCGGCGTGGCCGACGCGCGCTGGGGCGAGGTGATCGCCGCGGCGATCGCCCCCGGCCCTGGCTTCGACCCGGCGATCGTCGACGCCGCGATCGCGACCTGGCCCGCGCACCACCGCCCCCGGCGGCTGGCGCTCCTCGCCGAGCTGCCCCGCACCGCCAGCGACAAGATCGATCGCCAGGCGGTCGCGCGCTACTTGCGCGACCGCGGCGCCCAGCTGGGCTCATCGGCGCGCACGCCGAACGCCGCGCGGTAG